CATCGAAAGCAGCGCCGCGCCCTGCGCCGCCGTCACCGCCGCCGCCGCGCCCCCGCCGGGCGTGGGATCGGCGCTGGCGAGCGTGTCGAGATAGGCGGAAACCGGGGTGGAACCGAGCGTGCCGTCAAGCTTCATGGTGGTAATTACGATAGAGTTGGAGGGCGTTTCTCATGCACATGGCCACGGTCATGGGGCCGACCCTCGGGATGTAGATCGACGCGGCCTCCCTGGCCTCCGGCTCGAAGTTCTGGATGTAGGAGAAGTTGAGGCAGATCGCGCCGGGCTTCAGCTCCTCGGCCCGCACCTTTTCGAAGTGCGGCGACGGCACGCCGGTGATGACGATATCCGACTGACGGAGCGCCTCCTCGCGCGTGACGGGGCGCGATTCGTGGTCGGAGCTGTTGACATCGACGACAAAGCCGCCGTTGATATCGAAGGAGTACACGCGCGCGCCATCGTTCGAGAGCATGTAGGCGAGCGGGCGGCCCACAACCTCCGAGCGGTTGAAGATGGTGATCTGCTGGCCGCCGAACGGCAGGCCGAAAGGTTCGTACGCTTCAGTCGCTTCGAGCAGCTTGATAATGGCCAGTGGCGTGCAGGGCAGGATCGCCTTGAACCTCCGCTCCGCGTCGTCGAAGCGCTCGTTGGCGTAGAGCTTGCCGATCCAGTGCGGCGACAGCCCCTCGACATCCTTGTGCGGCGAAATCAGGTCACGCAGCTCCGCGTCGCGCTCGTCGCCCCAGATCGGGTAGTAGACGAAAATGCCGTGCACGGCGCTGTCGCTGTTGGCCGCTTCGAGCACGCTTCTCGCCGATTCGGGATCGGTCACTTTGAGATCGAAATGAATGCCCACATCCTCGCATCCGGCGCGGGTGTAGTCGGCGTAGGTGATCGAGGCGGGATCGCTGGAGGCGAGAATGCCGACAATGTTGATCGTAAGCTGCTCCTCGCTGATCTGCCGGCGGACGGCGTCACGAAACGAGGCAGCGACAGGGTTCGGTTCAAGCACTTTCATGGTTCAGTGGTGGCGTCGGTTCGGTTCATCGATGTTCCTGACAGGGTACGAGTGTCGAGAATGGAATTTCAGGTAGTGGCGGGATAGAGTGTTGCCGGATTCGAGCGTTACGAAGTCCGGCCGTTTTGCTGGGGCGGCAGGATTCGAACCTGCGGATGTCGGCTCCAAAGGCCGATGCCTTACCACTTGGCGACGCCCCATCGTTCTGGAAAAATCGTTCCGTAAACGGCTCGAATTATACGGATAAATAGCTTAAATCACAAAATGAAGCCTGAATGATCCGTGAAAAACAGCGCGGGCTTTTTTACCTTTACCTTCAAATCTCTCCAACGAACCATCAAGCTCGCTCATGACGAAAATCAAGATATGCGGCATCACCCGCGTCGAAGACGCTCTCGAAGCCTCGCTCGCCGGCGCCGACGCCCTCGGCTTCAACTTCAGCCGGAAAAGCCCGCGCCTCGTCGATGCCGACGCCGCTCGCGCCATCATCGACCGGCTGCCGCCGCTCGTCACCGCCGTGGGGGTATTCGTCGAGCAGTCGCCGGAGGAGATCGTTGATCTCTGCCGCTATTGCGGTTTGCAGATCGCCCAGCTTCATTCGGACGTGTACGATGCCGAAACGACGCGGCGGATCGGGGGCGTCCGGGTGATCCGGGTCTTCCGGCCCGGCCCCGGATTCGCGGTTTCGCAGGTGCGGGAGTTCGCCGGAAGCACGGGGTGCCGCAGCTTTCTCTTCGATGCCTACAGTCCCGTCGCCGCCGGAGGAACCGGCGAGAGCATCGAGGCGCGAACCGCCAAGGCACTCTTCGACGGGACGCGCGATTTCGGCTGGGCGCTCCTCGCCGGTGGTCTCAAGCCGGAGAACGTCGCCGACGCCGTGCGCCGCGTGCGCCCCTGGGGCGTCGATACGGCGAGCGGTGTCGAGTCCGCGCCGGGCGTCAAGGATGCACTGAAGATCCGGCGCTTCGTTGAAGCGGTGCGCGAGGCTGACCGTAGCTCTACGAATTGCTGCTGATGTGCCGGAGCACGATCTCCGCCGCGGTTTGCGGCAGTTCGAGCGTGATGAGATGGCCACAATCGGGCACGCAAAGGTAGCTGCCCGATTCGGTCATCTCCTGTAATTTCCGAGCGTTTTCGCAGGTCATGATCACATCGCCCTCTCCGCCGACATACAGTACCGGCGCTTTCACCGCCCGTACCATTTCGGGCAGCATTTCGGTCGTCTCCATGGCCGTGATCTGCTGTGTGGTCTGTTCGATGGCTTCCGAGGCGCAGAAGGCGAGGCTTTCGAAGCCGACCTTGATGTCGTGCATCATGACCGAGTTCCTCGACAGCACGAGCCGCGCGAACATGTAGGCCGGCAGCCACCAGGTGAGCTTCCGCATCATGATGTTGAAGACGAAATTGATCGTGGCCGGCGCGGCTTTCGAGATGAAGTCGTTGTTCGGCAGGTAACCGAAGTTGAAAAACACCATCGACCTGACGCTGTTCGGGTAGTTGTTGACATAGTCGAGCGCCACGAACGGTCCGAACGAAAACGCGGCGACATGCACCTCCTGCAAGCCGAGCGTCCGGATCAGCCCGTCGAGGTCGCGTGCGAAATCGGTGATATGGTAGCGGTTTTGCGGATCGTTCTCCGACCAGCCGTGCCCCTTCATGTCGTAGGCCACCGTGCGGTAGCCCGCCGCATTCAGCTCACGGATAATTCGGTGCCACCACATCCACCAGCAATCCCAGCCATGTATCAGCAGCACGGTGCCAACCGGATTAGCCGGCCCCGAATCGTGATAGTGGTGCAAAAGACCGCCGACGCTGACGAAGTGGCTGTTGCGCATGAGGTCGAGTTCGTACCGGGCGCGGTTGCGTTCGCCCTGGGTGGAGGTTTCGAGCTGGTCGAGCAGCTTCAGGCGGTAAGCCCTGAATTTTTCGGATGAGGGCTCCGGCAGGTTATCCATGACTTGACGTGATAAAGTTTGGAAAAACGCTACAGCCTATATAACACGCTATAGAGCAAATGTATGTAAAATTCCCGATTGCACGCTGTTTTTCCATCACTTTTCAGGAATGATCGAAACCTTGCCGTAGCGTCACTTCACCGCCGGATCGCTGACGGAGCCATTCGCTTCGATCTCCGGTTCACGGAAAATATTGCCGCCTTCACGCCTGATGATCTCCTGCTGGGCGAGAATCGTCTCGGGTTCGACCCTGAAATGCTTGAGCAGCTCGGAGAACATCTGGATCGAGGTCTCGAACAGCTCGGTCACGACGGCGTCCGCTCCGGCGCGGTAAAAGCGGGTCGCCGATTCGAGGGAGCGGGAGCGCACGATGATGAACGCTCCGGGATTGATCTCGCGCACCAGGCGAATGCACTGGACGGCGGCATCGATCTCCGGAATGCAGATCACCACGGAGCGGGAGTGATCGACGCCGATGCGCAGGAGCGACTTGCGCTCGGTGCAGTCACCGTAGAAGAGCGGCTCGCCCTGGCGGCGCATCGTTTTGACCGTTTTGCGGTCAGTATCGAGCACCGTATAGGTCAGGTTGGTGGCGTTCATCACGGCGGCGATATTCCTGCCGATCAGGCCAAAGCCGATGATTGCTGCGTGAATTTCGCCCTTGCAGACGATAGGTCCGGCGGCTGCGCGAGCGGGCTGCTTCGGTTCAGGTTTGGACCCGAGCGGCATGAAGCTGAACACCGGAGCCATCTGGGCGGCGAACTTCGGCGCGGCGGCGATCAGCGCCGGGGTGACGATCATGGTCACGACGATAATGGCCAGCATCGACTGGAACATTTGCTGGTCGAGCAGCCCGGCGTTTCTGGCCGTACCGGCAAGCACGAAGGAGAATTCGCCAATCTGCGCCAGCACCATGCCCGACATCAGGCTGACCCTCAGCGAAAAGCCAAGCGCCATCGAAATGCCGGTCATGATCACCCCTTTGACCAACAGCACCACGAGAGCGATGGCGACAAGCCACGGCAGCTCGATCATGTTCACGTCGAGCAGGAGGCCGACCGAGACGAAAAAGATGCTGGTCATCGCTTCGCGGAAGGGATCGATGGTGCGGCTGATGCGGTGGCTCCCGTCGGTGCTGGCGATCACCATACCGGCCATGAAAGCGCCGAGGGCGAGCGAAAGACCGATGAGCGAGGCAAACCATGCCGCGCCGAAGCAGAGTACCAGCGCGCCGAGCACCAGCACCTCGCCCGCGTGCAGCTCGGTGATGACCCGCACGATCTTCGGCATCAGGAACCGGAAGCCGCCGAACATGCCGATGGCGAAAAGCACCACGAGCGCGATCTCCTCCAGTGACGACTCGATCGACATCATGCCGCCTCTCGTCAGAAAGCTGAAGCCAAACATCAGCGGCACGATCGCCATGTCCTGAAAGATCAGGATGCCAAGGGCGATTTTGCCATGATCGAAGCCGAGCTCGCCCCGGTCAGAAAGGATTTTCAGGCACAGCGCCGTACTGCTGACCGAGAACGAAAAGCCGAGCACGAGCGCCTCCTTGCTACCGATCTCCTTGTCGATGGCTTCCATCAGCCAGTACGAAAACAGGGCGACGACAAGACCGGTCAACAGAATCTGCGCCGTGCCTCCGAAGAGGACGATCTTCCGGAGCTTTTTCAGATCATCGACCGAGAACTCCAGCCCGATGGTGAAAAGCAACAGAACGACGCCCATTTCTGCAAGCGTCGAAATCAGCCCGCTGTCCTTGATGACATGAAAACCCGTCGGGCCGAGCATGATGCCCGTGAAGATCAGACCGATCACCGGAGGAATCCGGATCTTCTGGAACACGAGAATGTTGACGATGGCAAGAGTCCCGATCAGGACCAGTTGCCCGAGAAATTCGTACTGATGCATGCAGCGCCTTTTTGAAAAACGGTAAATACAAGGGTGAGAAACAGTGCGAGCCTGGATGCCAAGCCACAAACCGGGCGTGCGTCTCTTGTTGGCAAGCCTCGGTCATAGTAGTGTAACACAGCAGGATAAAAGGCGCAAATGCCTCTGAAATTTTGTGGCGCGGCCATTGATAATCCGCTGAAAACCATACATTGTACAACAGTTGACAGTTAGTGCGCCAGCACGGCGATACGGTCGCAGGAATACCCCCGCGAGCATCCGGATGCGGACTCGGGGTTGACCGGACAGGCGACCCGATGACATCAGTCAACCCGAACGAACCCGGAGTGTCGAGACCTTCCGGGCATTACCCGTTCGGGCGATTCATCGATTTGCCGGTTCTGGCCCGCAGCACGCTGCCGTTCCTTCACATCAGACCGTTTCAGGCAAATGTTCAAACCAAAACTGTTTACCGTTCTTCCCGAGCTGAGCAAAGAGCAGCTCGCCCGCGACATCGTGTCCGGGATTCTCGTTGGCATCGTGGCCCTGCCCCTCGCCATCGCCTTCGCCATCGCCTCCGGCGTCTCGCCCGAAAAGGGGCTCGTCAGCGCCGTCATTGGCGGTTTTCTGATCTCCTTTCTCGGCGGCAGCCGCGTGCAGATCGGCGGCCCGACCGGCGCCTTCATCGTCATTCTCTACGGCATCGTGCAGCAATACGGCGTCAACGGCCTCATGATCGCCACCATCATGGCGGGCGTGATCCTCGTCGTCATGGGCTTTTCGCAGCTCGGCTCGCTTATCAAGTTCATCCCCTATCCGGTGATCGTCGGCTTCACCAGCGGCATCGCCGTCATCATCTTTTCGAGCGAAGTGAAGGATTTTCTCGGCCTGCAAATGAACAACGTGCCCGCGGACTTCATCGAAAAATGGGCCGCATACATCCAGGCGTTCCCCACAGCCAGACCTGAGACGGTCATGGTCGGCGCAGCGGCATTGCTGATCATCATCTTCTGGCCGAAAGTCTCGCGCAAAATCCCCGGCCCGCTGATCGCGCTCGTCGTCACGACGGTGGCCGTGCGGATGCTGCATCTCGATGTCGATACCATCGAGAGCCGCTTCGGCGACATTTCGGCGTCGATACCCGCGCCGGGCTTTCCGTCGCTCGATCTTGCGACCATCCGCCACCTCATCATGCCCGCCACCACCATCGCCCTGCTCGGCGCGATCGAGGCGCTGCTCTCGGCGGTGGTGGCCGACGGCATGATCGGCGCGCGGCACAAGTCGAACATGGAGCTGGTCGCCCAGGGCGTGGCCAACATCGTCTCCCCGATCTTTGGCGGCATTCCCGTCACCGGGGCGATCGCCCGTACGGCGACCAACGTCAAGAACGGCGGCCGCACGCCCATCGCGGGCATCGTTCACGCAATCACGCTGCTCGCCATCATGCTCCTCTTCGGCTCGTGGGCCAAGCTGATTCCGATGCCGACGCTCGCCGCGATCCTGATCGTCGTGGCCTGGAACATGAGCGAGCACCACGTCTTCCGCCAACTGCTGAAAAGCCCGAAAAGCGACGTGGCCGTGCTGCTCACCACCTTCGGGCTGACCGTGATTTTCGACCTCACCATCGCCATCGAGGTGGGAATGCTGCTTTCGGTGATCCTCTTCATGCAGCGCATGGCGAGCCTCAGCAACGTGGGCATCGTCACCGGCGAGCTGAAGGACGAAGAGGATTCAGCCGACCCGAACACCATCGTCACCCGGAGCATTCCGGCGGGGGTGGATGTGTTCGAGATCAGCGGACCGTTCTTCTTCGGCGCGGCCTCGAAGTTCAAGGACGCCATGCACGTGGTCGGCAAGGCTCCGTCAATCCGCATCATCCGGATGCGCAAGGTGATGAGCATCGACGCCACCGGCCTGAACATGCTCGCGGAGCTGATGAAGGATTGCCGGAAAACCGGTACGAAGCTCATTCTTTCCGGCGTTCACGCCCAGCCGATCTTCGCGATGCAGCAATACGGACTGGCGGATGAGATCGGCGAAGAGAACATCCACGGCAACATCGACGACGCCCTCGACCGCGCCCGGCAGATTCTCGGCCTGCCAACGGAAGGACGACCGGACAGTTTCGTGGCCAGCGTGAAAAGAGAGGAGGAGTCGAAATGATAAAGCTATAACCGATCAGATACAAGAAAATGGTATCGATTGAAACGATCGGTTCAGATTGATATTATTGCTTCGGCAGATCAAACAATTGTCACGTACTGACACAGATTCTCATCCTGACCACCACCGCCTGGAACAAGAACCCATAACCGATTTCATAATAAGAAAATGGGTTCTTGAACCCATGTCGTTTCATTCAGAATATCAGACTATTTTTCAACAAAATGATATAGAAAAGTATAGAAAACTATTCTCGAAGCAGTTTTGTAATTTCCTTTTGTTCAACCCTTATATCACAGCAAATAACATATTGGCAGCATGAAAAAAGTCACCCCTCTATTCGCCATTCTGATGTTCATTATCCTTGCCGGATGTTCTCATGAACCTCCGAAAGGATCGGATAGCGGTGTCGTGGCGGTTGTCAATGGCGTTGAAATCACCAGGCAGCAGGTCGAGTACCTCTATCAGCGCTCTGCCGTGCCTGGCGTGAGCAAAGAAGAGTCCGCCAATCTGAAAAGACGCATTCTTGCCGATCTGGTTCGTATCGAGCTGCTTGCAGGCAAAGCGTCGGAGATGAAACTCGACAAGACTCCGGATTACAGCATGGCGCTCTATACCGCGCAGAAAAACGTGCTGGCGGGGCTGGCTGAAAGCAGACTCGCGAAAAACCAGTCATCGATCACGTCAGAACAGGCCGAATCGGTCGTGCAGAACACGCCTCAACTCTTTGCCGGACGCAAGCTGTTTGTGTACGATGAGGTATTGTTTCCTGGCGTCGATATGCCGCTGCTCGAATCGCTCGATAAAATGGCGAGCAATGGAGCGCCGCTCAACACCCTTCTCGATGTATTGAACGCAAAAAAAATACCCTTCAGAAAAACGCTCATCGCCCTCTCCTCAGAGAGGATACCGCCGTCAGTCCTTTCCATACTCAGCCAGCTCAAGCGAGACACGCCCCAACTTATAGCGCGTAAAGGCGACAAAATCTCCATGATTCTGGTGATGCGGAATGCCTATCCGGCGCCTCTCGAAGGCGAACAGGCGCGAAGAGCGGCAACAGCGATGCTCGACGCGAATCTGAAAAATCAGGCATTGTCGAAAGCAATGAGCAAACTGCTTGACAACGCCAAAATCACCTATTATGACGAGTATGCGAAAACAGCGGCTGGCAATAAAACACTTGCGCCCCTTCCTGTACCCGATACCAAAACAGTCACCCGGAAACTCTATAAAAGTATATACCTCGGTTCCGGGTTAGCTGTATCGCTGATTCTGTCAGTCATGATGATAACGGCCGTCATGCGAACCTTTTACAGTATGTTGTGGCTTCCGATTCTCTGGCCTGACGCAACAACATCTGCGAACCGGGCGCAGCATTATGATATTCGACAAACCGCAACGTTAACACGTCGCCTGTATCTTTTGGGCCTAATGTCGCTGATTGGGGTTGCGCTGATTTTCGAGATATTGTTTCTCTGGAACAAACTGGCAGTGCTGGCACTGCTTGGCTGGACGGCAGGCGGAATCATCGCGGGAGTCATCGCAAGCCGGTTGCTGAATGCCGGTATCGTTCGTGCGCGGTCAAGAAAAACGTACATGATCATCGCCTCTTTTCTCGCGGTATTGATTCTTGTCAGCGTTGTGATGACCATACGGTTGAGCCATCTCTGAAAAGCGAACAATGCCGTTCATGCGAACCAGGGTTAACGCTGCCCCGAAGTGACCGGCTTCAGGTGCCCCGGCAACGAATCCGGCAAAGCTTCAACCGCTTTTGCCGGATTCGAGGATCAACCATGAGATGAGGGTTCCGATCACGGTTGATCCCCGACGCTGGCGAACAAGCCTCACTCCTTGTTGCTGTAAGTCCTGATGCTCGCGATCGAATCGATGTCGTAATAGGTGTTGACTGACAAGCCGTCGGAATCTTCGGTCACTCTCAGAAAAAGGTCGCTTATGAAAAGAACGGCATCTTCGTACACCTTTCCTTCGTTGATCTGAAGCTTTACCCCTTTCCTGATTTTTCTCGACATGGTTCCATGCAGTGGAACTGAAGCATATTCGAGAACTTTTTCCCATGTCTGCAATGCGCTGATCGCCATAAGTACCTCCGTAATTTTCTACAATTTTGAAATTAATGCCTTTATTTTTTTAGGCATAGTAGTATATTTAACTTATTTTTTAACAATTATCAACTTTTGAACAACGAACAAGGAGACCCGATGACCCACGCCATACCGGCAGCACTTGCGAGGTCTTCTTTCTAACGAAGAGTACCGAATCATGGAAACAGCATTACGCCCGCTGGGCACCGTCATGGAACTGATCGAAAAACTCGGCCATGAGGTCACGTACGCCTACGAAGACCTGGTCTTCATCAATCACAACGACTTCCTGCTACAATTCGACGCCACCGATCCCAACGCACTGGATATGTTCTTCAACACGGAGTGCGCCGCCGAAGAGGCCGATGCGACGACCTCGAAGATCGTCCCCGAAGGCGCGAACATGGGGCTGACGATCCGGCGCAAGGGGTCGTACAGCATGAGCGAAGCGCCCGATAACAGCTTGCAGATCGCGTTTCACTCCTGATGAATGCCTGAAGAGGGCATCAGCGGCTCTTGAAAACGGAATTTCTGATGCCCTTTTCTGCGTTACTTTCGGGAAAAAGCGGAGGTGACCATGTCGAGCTGGTATGACGGACTCAACAAGCCGAAACTGACGCCGCCAAACAAGGTGTTCTGGCCGGTATGGATACTGCTGTACGTGCTCATCGCCGTAGCGCTGATCGTCTATTTCCGGACTCCTGTCAAACCCCACGCCGCAGTTGTGCTTCTGATTCTGGCGGCGCACTTCGCGGCGGGATTTTCGTGGACTTCGATTTTTTTCGGGAAAAAGAAACTCCTGGCAGCCCTCATCGATTTGCTCTTCATGGATGTGACGCTTGTCGCCATCCTCCTCCTCTTTGCCCAAACCAGTTCGCTGGCAGCGGCACTGCTCATACCCTATTTCTGCTGGTGCCTGCTGGCAACCTGGCTGAACTGGGGCATCTGGCGGCTCAATCCCGACAAGCGCTGAAACCAACGCCACGCTATTGCCGAAAAAAAGCGAATCGCTACCTTACAGACAGAAAGGCAGTGGCAGATTCAATCCCCTGAATTCACGAACCATGAAATATTCGGAAGCAAAACAAGGAAGGGTCTTCATCATCCGGCTTGAGGATGGCGATATTTTTCACGAAGAGATCGAGCGCTTTGCCCGCGAAAAAGGGATCGAGCGGGCATACATGAACGTGGTCGGCGGCGCGGACAAGGAGAGTCGGCTGGTGGTCGGGCCGGAAGAGAGCCGGGCGTTCCCGGTCAATCCGATGGAGCACGAGCTGTACGACGCGCATGAGATTGTCGGCACCGGCACCCTGTTCCCCGACGACACCGGCGCGCCGGTCGTGCACCTGCACATGGCCTGCGGCCGCGAGGAGAACACCGTCACTGGCTGCGTGCGCAACGGCGTCAAAGTCTGGCACGTCATGGAGGTCATTCTGGTAGAACTGCTCGGCTCCGAAGCCCGCCGCCTCCCCGACAAGGCCACCGGGTTCAAGTTGCTGGTACCTTAAATTGAGGATCAAAAGACTGCAAAGACTTAAGTGACAGCAAGGACAGCAGGGAGGAAGAAAATCCTAAATTAATCAAAATCTCGTCTTCCTCCCACGAGTCCCACAAGTCCCATTCTCCCCCGACTCTCACGCAAACGGATTCACCTCGTACGCCATTCCGAGCGAGACGGCTACGGCTTTCTGCGTGATCGCGCCGTTGTAGACGTTCAACCCACCGGCGAGGCCGGGCATCACCACCATCGCGCTCTCCAGGCCGAGATCGGCGAGGCGGCGCACGTAGGGCAAGGTCACGCCGGTGAGCGCTTCGGTGGAGGTGGCGGGGTAGGCGGCGGGCATGTTGGTCACGCAATAGTGCACCACGCCCTCTTCTATGTAAACCGGATCGAGGTGCGAGGTCGGGCGCGAGGTCTCGATGCAACCACCCTGATCGATAGCGATATCGACGATCACCGCACCGGGCTTCATCGATTGCACCATGCCGCGCGTGACGAGTTTCGGCGCGCTCGCGCCGGGGAGCAGCACTGCGCCGACGAGGAGGTCGGTGCCCGGCAGCAGCTCTTCGAGGTGCTGTTCGTTCGAATAGATCGTGTGCACCTCGGCGGGAAGCAGCGCTTCCAGCTCGCGCATCCGGCTGTGGTCGGTCTCCATGACCGTCACCTCCGCGCCGAGTCCGGCGGCGATTCGCGCGGCGCTCATCCCGGCGACGCCGCCGCCAAGCACGAGCACCCTGCCGGGCAGCACGCCGGGCACGCCGCAGAGCAGCTTCCCTTCGCCGCCGTTGTGCTTCGAGAGATAGTAACCACCCATGAGCACGCTCATCTTTCCGGCGACTTCGCTCATCGGCGCGAGCAGCGGCAAGCGCCCGGCGACCTCGACAGTCTCGTAACCGATTGCCGTAACGCCTGATTCCACAAGCGCTCGCGCGAGGCCCGGCACTCCGGCCAGATGCAGATAGGTGAAGACGATCAGCCCCTTCCTGAAGTAACCGTACTCCCCTTCCAGCGGCTCCTTGACCTTGACGACCAGCTCGCTCTTCCAGACCTCCTCAGCGGACGAAGCGAGCACCGCCCCAGCCAACCGGTACTTCTCGTCGCTGAACCCGCTCGCCTCGCCCGCGCCGCACTCGACAACCACGCGATGCCCACCGCCAACAAGCTGCCGAACGCCTGCGGGTGTACAAGCCACCCTCGTCTCGCGGGTCTTGATCTCCTTTGGAATTCCTATATTCATGGCAGAAAAATGATTAGGGTTATCCGCCGCTTCGTGGCATCGCCAAAAGGCCAACGATTCCGACAAATCAAGACGGAACCATGCGTTCTCAAGCAGTCCTCTTTTCAATGTAACGTTTCGGTAAACTCTCCGGAACAACCTGAATGATGAATATTCCGCAAGAACCCGCATACTGGCTCCTTTCGGCGAGCTGCCTCTGCGTCGCCTCGCTGCCCGCCCTGATGCGCAAAATCCCCAGGGCGCGAGCCATCGCCGTCGTTTCGCTCTGGCTCGCGCTCTGTATCGCCACGATCTGGCAGTCCGGCCTGCTGCCGGGCCTGGCGACAACCCTGATTTCCGGTGTGTGGGGGGTGATTCTGCTGGCCGCATCGCTCATCTTTTCAGGCATCAAGTCGATGCCGAACCGGCGCTTCGAAGAGCGCTGAACCGTGCCGCCGCCGTCAGCGAGCGCCGGAAAACCACGCGGGCACGAAGCGCCACGCATGTTTCATCTCGCGGTCATGAACGGCGTAATCGGGATCGTACCGCGCGACCGCCTCCCAGTAGCGGGCGGAGTGATCCATGTGCAGCGTGTGGCACAGCTCGTGGATCATGATGTAGCGCACGAGCGGCGGAGGCAAAAAGATCAGCTTGAGATTGAGATTGATGTTGCCCCGCGACGAGCAGCTTCCCCAGCGGCTTTTCTGTTTTTTGACGGAAATCCCCGACAGTTTGAAGCCATTGCTCGAGGCGAGCTGCATGAGCTGCGCTCCAAGCTTCAGCTTTGCGCGATGTTTCAGCCACTGTTCAAGCGCCTCGAAGCACCACGCCCGATTGTCCACCCCGCCGGAAAGATCGAGCACATTGCCATCGAGTTCCCTGATGAAAATACCCGGACGAAGCGGGTCGTACCGGTACTCGACCCGCCACGACTCACCAATACCGGCCAGCTCGATCGCCTCCGGCAACGCCGTTTCGGCCTGCGCGGGCTCGGTGGAGCGATGCTTGTCGAAAGTTCGCTGCACCTTCAGTATCCACTCCCGCTTGCTTTCGACCAGCGCGGGCAACTGCTTCCTGTCGAACCCGGTCGGCACGACCACCGTCAGCCCCTCCACCGGTGACATTTTCAGGCGGGCATACCGCGCGCGGCTGCTCACCTTGACGGTGTATTCGATGCCTGACGAATTGCCTCGGAACGAGAGAGCGGACATGCTGCGTGGAACGGGATGAGCGTTGAGGAAACTGTTCCCGAGTATAGCCCGCCGCGCGCGATAAACAAAGCGGATACCCCCTCCCGGCACTCCGTCTGCGCCTGTCGGGCAGGGAAAAGACCGGGAATCCTGCATTGCACAGGAAAAGGATGAAGCGGGGATATCCGGGAAACAGGAAAAATCAGGCGAGCGCCTGGCGAAGATCGGCGACCAGATCGTCCGGGTCTTCGATGCCGACCGAGAGGCGAATGACCGAATCGGTGATGCCCGCCGCCAGCCGGTGCTCGCTCGACATCGAGGCGTGGCTCATCGTCGCCGGATGCTCGATGAGCGACTCGACCCCGCCGAGGCTTTCGGCCAGCGCGAAAAT
This genomic window from Chlorobaculum limnaeum contains:
- a CDS encoding bifunctional methylenetetrahydrofolate dehydrogenase/methenyltetrahydrofolate cyclohydrolase, with the protein product MKVLEPNPVAASFRDAVRRQISEEQLTINIVGILASSDPASITYADYTRAGCEDVGIHFDLKVTDPESARSVLEAANSDSAVHGIFVYYPIWGDERDAELRDLISPHKDVEGLSPHWIGKLYANERFDDAERRFKAILPCTPLAIIKLLEATEAYEPFGLPFGGQQITIFNRSEVVGRPLAYMLSNDGARVYSFDINGGFVVDVNSSDHESRPVTREEALRQSDIVITGVPSPHFEKVRAEELKPGAICLNFSYIQNFEPEAREAASIYIPRVGPMTVAMCMRNALQLYRNYHHEA
- a CDS encoding phosphoribosylanthranilate isomerase — protein: MTKIKICGITRVEDALEASLAGADALGFNFSRKSPRLVDADAARAIIDRLPPLVTAVGVFVEQSPEEIVDLCRYCGLQIAQLHSDVYDAETTRRIGGVRVIRVFRPGPGFAVSQVREFAGSTGCRSFLFDAYSPVAAGGTGESIEARTAKALFDGTRDFGWALLAGGLKPENVADAVRRVRPWGVDTASGVESAPGVKDALKIRRFVEAVREADRSSTNCC
- a CDS encoding alpha/beta fold hydrolase; its protein translation is MDNLPEPSSEKFRAYRLKLLDQLETSTQGERNRARYELDLMRNSHFVSVGGLLHHYHDSGPANPVGTVLLIHGWDCWWMWWHRIIRELNAAGYRTVAYDMKGHGWSENDPQNRYHITDFARDLDGLIRTLGLQEVHVAAFSFGPFVALDYVNNYPNSVRSMVFFNFGYLPNNDFISKAAPATINFVFNIMMRKLTWWLPAYMFARLVLSRNSVMMHDIKVGFESLAFCASEAIEQTTQQITAMETTEMLPEMVRAVKAPVLYVGGEGDVIMTCENARKLQEMTESGSYLCVPDCGHLITLELPQTAAEIVLRHISSNS
- a CDS encoding cation:proton antiporter, whose amino-acid sequence is MHQYEFLGQLVLIGTLAIVNILVFQKIRIPPVIGLIFTGIMLGPTGFHVIKDSGLISTLAEMGVVLLLFTIGLEFSVDDLKKLRKIVLFGGTAQILLTGLVVALFSYWLMEAIDKEIGSKEALVLGFSFSVSSTALCLKILSDRGELGFDHGKIALGILIFQDMAIVPLMFGFSFLTRGGMMSIESSLEEIALVVLFAIGMFGGFRFLMPKIVRVITELHAGEVLVLGALVLCFGAAWFASLIGLSLALGAFMAGMVIASTDGSHRISRTIDPFREAMTSIFFVSVGLLLDVNMIELPWLVAIALVVLLVKGVIMTGISMALGFSLRVSLMSGMVLAQIGEFSFVLAGTARNAGLLDQQMFQSMLAIIVVTMIVTPALIAAAPKFAAQMAPVFSFMPLGSKPEPKQPARAAAGPIVCKGEIHAAIIGFGLIGRNIAAVMNATNLTYTVLDTDRKTVKTMRRQGEPLFYGDCTERKSLLRIGVDHSRSVVICIPEIDAAVQCIRLVREINPGAFIIVRSRSLESATRFYRAGADAVVTELFETSIQMFSELLKHFRVEPETILAQQEIIRREGGNIFREPEIEANGSVSDPAVK
- a CDS encoding SulP family inorganic anion transporter; its protein translation is MFKPKLFTVLPELSKEQLARDIVSGILVGIVALPLAIAFAIASGVSPEKGLVSAVIGGFLISFLGGSRVQIGGPTGAFIVILYGIVQQYGVNGLMIATIMAGVILVVMGFSQLGSLIKFIPYPVIVGFTSGIAVIIFSSEVKDFLGLQMNNVPADFIEKWAAYIQAFPTARPETVMVGAAALLIIIFWPKVSRKIPGPLIALVVTTVAVRMLHLDVDTIESRFGDISASIPAPGFPSLDLATIRHLIMPATTIALLGAIEALLSAVVADGMIGARHKSNMELVAQGVANIVSPIFGGIPVTGAIARTATNVKNGGRTPIAGIVHAITLLAIMLLFGSWAKLIPMPTLAAILIVVAWNMSEHHVFRQLLKSPKSDVAVLLTTFGLTVIFDLTIAIEVGMLLSVILFMQRMASLSNVGIVTGELKDEEDSADPNTIVTRSIPAGVDVFEISGPFFFGAASKFKDAMHVVGKAPSIRIIRMRKVMSIDATGLNMLAELMKDCRKTGTKLILSGVHAQPIFAMQQYGLADEIGEENIHGNIDDALDRARQILGLPTEGRPDSFVASVKREEESK